From a single Candidatus Eisenbacteria bacterium genomic region:
- a CDS encoding VCBS repeat-containing protein, producing the protein MSGAGIRTLSLPAFFRTLLLLLPLPLLLAAPLPARGVVPLIKPPDWRSIDGDYSTGGALADVDGDGYLDLVTGNGNDMARNPNRVYYNLGGMLERTASWSSADVGYHCHIDLGDMDGDGDLDLAVALLGDPGTPQYDKVYENQGGTFSSLPVWTSGDLDNSFDLAWGDADGDGDLDLAVACGETYTSVPQKSKLYRNDGGVLTTGAVWTTGPVDYSLDVAWGDLDGDGDLDLAVANEFGPNRVYRNNGAGLDSVPFWESADTENTLQLDWGDVNGDGLLDLAVANNGQLGGASDVRVYFNTGGTLEANASWICSDPKQYYSAVSLADADGDGDLDLASGGWWEHAVVYENLGGALEPTASFSYIFPNPAKGLVVESCVWGDLDNFGSVAVTGESKSGDGAAKVFYTENFPLRRIDAIRVNGNPVPYGAYAYDLDKGWISLASAPPAGSGNVEIDYVYSENLDLVVTNWDPDDPNIAFLHETATAIAAGAPPAAFVLLPNRPNPFNPATVLPFRVENPSRVALTVLDPSGRIVRTLFRGEVGAGDHEKVWDGTTDAGRSVASGVYLYRLDANGESVVRKMTLIR; encoded by the coding sequence ATGTCCGGTGCCGGGATCCGAACCCTATCCCTTCCCGCTTTTTTCCGAACGCTCCTTCTCCTTCTTCCCCTGCCGCTCCTTCTCGCGGCACCCCTCCCGGCGCGTGGGGTGGTGCCCCTGATCAAACCGCCGGACTGGCGGTCCATCGACGGGGACTACAGCACCGGCGGGGCTCTCGCCGATGTGGATGGCGACGGCTATCTCGATCTGGTGACCGGAAACGGCAATGACATGGCTCGGAATCCGAACCGCGTGTACTACAACCTGGGCGGCATGCTCGAGAGAACCGCCTCTTGGAGCAGCGCCGACGTGGGCTACCACTGTCACATCGATTTGGGCGACATGGACGGCGACGGCGACCTGGATCTCGCCGTCGCGCTGCTCGGCGATCCGGGGACGCCCCAGTACGACAAGGTGTACGAGAACCAGGGGGGAACCTTCTCCTCGCTGCCGGTTTGGACTTCCGGCGACCTGGACAACAGCTTCGATCTCGCGTGGGGGGACGCGGACGGCGACGGCGACCTCGACCTGGCGGTCGCCTGCGGCGAGACTTACACGTCGGTGCCGCAGAAGAGCAAGCTGTACAGGAACGACGGCGGCGTGCTGACGACCGGCGCGGTTTGGACCACCGGTCCGGTGGACTACTCCCTCGACGTGGCGTGGGGGGACCTGGACGGCGACGGCGACCTCGACTTGGCGGTGGCGAACGAGTTCGGCCCCAACCGGGTGTACCGGAACAACGGCGCGGGGCTCGATTCGGTTCCCTTCTGGGAGTCGGCGGACACGGAGAACACCCTCCAGCTCGATTGGGGGGACGTGAACGGCGACGGTCTGCTCGACCTGGCGGTGGCGAACAACGGCCAGCTCGGCGGCGCGTCGGACGTGCGCGTTTACTTCAACACCGGCGGCACGCTGGAGGCGAACGCCTCCTGGATCTGTTCGGACCCGAAGCAGTACTACTCCGCCGTCTCCCTCGCCGACGCGGACGGCGACGGCGACCTCGACCTCGCCTCGGGAGGCTGGTGGGAGCATGCGGTCGTGTACGAGAACCTCGGCGGCGCCCTGGAGCCGACCGCCTCCTTCTCCTACATCTTCCCCAACCCGGCCAAAGGACTCGTGGTGGAGAGCTGCGTCTGGGGGGACCTGGACAACTTCGGTTCCGTCGCCGTGACCGGTGAGTCGAAGAGCGGCGACGGTGCGGCGAAGGTGTTTTATACGGAAAACTTCCCCCTCCGCCGTATCGACGCGATCCGGGTGAACGGGAACCCCGTCCCCTACGGCGCCTACGCCTACGACCTGGACAAGGGATGGATCTCGCTCGCCTCCGCCCCGCCCGCCGGTTCGGGGAACGTGGAGATCGACTACGTCTATTCCGAGAACCTCGACCTGGTGGTCACCAACTGGGATCCGGACGACCCGAACATCGCCTTCCTCCACGAGACGGCGACGGCGATCGCCGCCGGCGCGCCGCCCGCCGCCTTCGTTCTCCTTCCCAACCGGCCGAACCCCTTCAACCCGGCCACCGTTCTTCCCTTCCGCGTGGAGAATCCCTCCCGCGTGGCGTTGACGGTCCTCGACCCCTCCGGACGGATCGTCCGAACCCTCTTCCGGGGCGAGGTCGGCGCGGGGGATCACGAGAAGGTCTGGGACGGCACGACGGACGCCGGCCGCTCCGTCGCTTCCGGCGTCTATCTCTACCGGCTCGATGCGAACGGAGAGAGCGTGGTCCGCAAAATGACGCTGATCCGCTGA